A window of the Vibrio ostreae genome harbors these coding sequences:
- the fghA gene encoding S-formylglutathione hydrolase, which produces MSLTNLSQAKVFEGWHKQYQHRSDVLSCDMRFAIYLPPEASSTNPVPVLYWLSGLTCTDENFMQKAAAFQKAAELGIAIVAPDTSPRGEGVPDDAEGAYDFGLGAGFYLNATQEPWKQHYQMYSYIVDELPQLIEAHFPVNKQKAISGHSMGGHGALTIGMKNQDQYTSISAFSPICHPMTVPWGQKAFRHYLGEDKSTWEQYDAVELMKALPVKTPILVDQGEADNFLNDQLKPETLQAVAEAKQLDVQIRLHPGYDHSYFFIQSFISEHLAFHAQFLKA; this is translated from the coding sequence ATGAGTCTCACCAATCTCAGTCAGGCTAAGGTGTTTGAAGGCTGGCACAAACAATATCAACACCGCTCAGACGTGCTGAGCTGCGACATGCGTTTCGCGATTTACCTGCCACCGGAAGCGTCTTCGACCAATCCGGTTCCGGTTCTTTACTGGCTGTCAGGCCTGACCTGCACTGACGAAAACTTCATGCAAAAAGCCGCGGCGTTCCAGAAAGCCGCTGAGCTGGGTATCGCGATCGTTGCCCCGGACACCAGTCCGCGCGGCGAAGGCGTACCGGATGATGCTGAAGGCGCCTATGACTTTGGCCTCGGCGCGGGTTTTTACCTCAACGCGACGCAAGAACCTTGGAAGCAGCACTACCAGATGTACAGCTACATTGTCGATGAGCTGCCACAACTGATTGAAGCCCACTTCCCGGTCAACAAACAGAAAGCGATTTCCGGCCACAGTATGGGCGGTCACGGTGCCCTGACCATCGGGATGAAAAACCAGGATCAGTACACCTCTATTTCAGCCTTCAGCCCGATTTGCCATCCGATGACAGTGCCATGGGGCCAGAAAGCGTTCCGTCACTACCTGGGGGAAGATAAATCGACCTGGGAACAGTACGACGCGGTCGAGCTGATGAAAGCGCTGCCGGTCAAAACGCCGATTCTGGTCGACCAGGGTGAAGCCGACAACTTCCTCAACGACCAGCTGAAACCGGAAACCCTGCAAGCCGTAGCAGAGGCCAAGCAGCTAGACGTGCAGATTCGTCTGCATCCGGGTTACGACCACAGCTACTTCTTCATCCAGAGCTTTATTTCAGAACATCTGGCGTTCCACGCCCAGTTCCTGAAAGCGTAA
- a CDS encoding type IV pilus modification PilV family protein encodes MAASRVRRRIAAGANGFSLIEVMIAFILVSVGLLGLMSWQLFIEQRSDYAQRSGQALALAEQKLTWFYTRGAQSSLSELTVADFARDVVSGEEVAGSDYRLVWSVTLLSPVLKSIRIEVIWRDRLGVERSIELSTLLSRYAQYQADDE; translated from the coding sequence ATGGCAGCGAGCCGCGTTAGGCGGCGTATAGCTGCCGGGGCGAACGGATTCAGCCTGATAGAAGTCATGATCGCCTTTATCCTGGTCAGTGTTGGATTGCTGGGGCTGATGAGCTGGCAACTGTTTATTGAGCAGCGCAGCGATTATGCACAGCGCAGCGGGCAGGCGCTTGCTCTGGCAGAGCAAAAGCTGACCTGGTTTTATACCCGGGGCGCGCAATCTTCGTTGTCTGAGCTGACGGTCGCGGATTTTGCGCGCGATGTGGTCAGCGGCGAAGAGGTTGCGGGTTCGGATTATCGCTTGGTCTGGAGTGTGACTCTACTCAGCCCGGTACTGAAATCGATTCGGATCGAAGTGATCTGGCGCGATCGACTCGGTGTCGAACGCAGCATAGAGCTAAGTACCCTGCTGTCACGCTATGCGCAATATCAGGCTGATGATGAATGA
- a CDS encoding PilW family protein — translation MAIQNVINPFHRGLQRQRGVTLIEMMVASLLGLMALSVTSQVMIKGQAYVAERSQQLLLVQTMSSVMQVLKEDLYQAGFDRGGSVTLLDGGHVIQSGPDAASLGYVYRVAENGEQAYRNVVYRFDREEGVLRLCEKAQPAPLTFLQASDSGWGGNCYSLFEPRQIRVSEFRVMTWRVAGGQATALLTEVRLSARLTRQPQFSHSLSFQLLTRNGK, via the coding sequence ATGGCTATCCAAAATGTGATTAATCCGTTTCATCGCGGCCTGCAACGTCAACGTGGTGTAACGCTGATCGAAATGATGGTGGCCTCTTTACTCGGGCTGATGGCATTGTCCGTGACCAGCCAGGTCATGATTAAAGGCCAGGCTTATGTCGCAGAGCGCAGCCAGCAACTGCTGCTGGTGCAGACTATGAGCAGTGTTATGCAGGTGCTGAAAGAGGATCTCTATCAGGCCGGGTTTGACCGCGGCGGATCCGTGACTCTGCTGGATGGCGGTCATGTCATCCAGTCGGGGCCGGATGCGGCATCACTGGGCTATGTGTACCGAGTTGCCGAAAATGGTGAGCAGGCTTATCGCAACGTAGTGTATCGCTTTGACCGTGAAGAGGGAGTACTGCGTCTTTGCGAGAAAGCCCAGCCTGCACCGCTCACTTTTCTTCAGGCGTCGGACTCCGGCTGGGGCGGGAATTGTTATTCGCTGTTTGAACCGCGCCAAATCCGGGTTTCAGAGTTTCGGGTCATGACTTGGCGTGTGGCTGGCGGGCAGGCTACCGCTCTGCTCACCGAGGTCAGGCTCAGCGCGCGGCTGACCAGGCAGCCACAGTTCAGTCACAGCCTTTCCTTTCAGCTTTTAACCCGTAACGGAAAATGA
- a CDS encoding GspH/FimT family pseudopilin produces MVRGFSLLELLITVVMLSILLAAAIPDFSQVTGRETIRSLAGQLQGFIQHAKSEAVLRNRDLWGHIVWEADNDSHWRLILSDSSEPGSGERLMVLDGREFHALKLRATFARDRIQFDGVRGKVSNGSFYFHPDGAGAPELRLTTSFGASRVMVCAPDGESYGYPKCD; encoded by the coding sequence ATGGTTCGCGGATTTAGTTTGCTAGAACTGCTGATAACGGTAGTGATGCTGAGCATTTTACTGGCGGCAGCGATACCCGATTTCAGCCAGGTGACCGGCCGGGAAACAATACGTTCTCTGGCGGGGCAGTTACAGGGCTTCATCCAGCACGCCAAATCCGAGGCTGTACTGCGTAACCGCGATTTATGGGGGCATATTGTCTGGGAGGCTGACAACGACAGTCACTGGCGTCTGATTTTGAGTGACAGCAGCGAACCCGGTAGCGGAGAACGATTAATGGTACTCGATGGCCGCGAGTTCCACGCGCTCAAGCTGAGAGCGACCTTCGCGCGCGACCGGATTCAGTTTGATGGTGTGCGCGGCAAAGTCAGTAACGGCAGTTTCTATTTTCATCCCGATGGTGCAGGGGCTCCGGAGCTGCGTCTTACCACGTCATTTGGTGCCAGCCGGGTGATGGTCTGTGCGCCGGATGGAGAGAGCTATGGCTATCCAAAATGTGATTAA
- a CDS encoding type IV pilin protein, which produces MEMIRINNCNRGQSNIQGMTLIELILAMALLLILSALTYPLYADHMQRAHRGLALSDMTRIQLQLETSYRNGYHRQEIFNAGHCLLCESDPNRYQIGLELSEGGYLIYATPQTQTEQNSDRCDGQLYTRLTLSSQGEREPVACWR; this is translated from the coding sequence ATGGAAATGATTCGAATAAATAACTGCAACAGAGGACAAAGCAACATTCAGGGTATGACGCTGATCGAATTGATCCTGGCGATGGCACTGCTGCTGATACTCTCAGCCCTGACCTATCCGCTCTATGCTGACCATATGCAGCGCGCGCACCGCGGCCTGGCTCTGAGTGACATGACCCGGATTCAGTTGCAGCTTGAGACCAGTTACCGCAACGGCTATCACCGCCAGGAGATATTTAACGCCGGCCACTGCCTGCTGTGCGAATCAGACCCAAACCGGTATCAGATAGGACTGGAGCTGTCTGAAGGTGGTTATCTGATTTATGCCACACCGCAAACACAAACTGAGCAGAACAGCGACAGGTGCGACGGACAGCTCTATACCCGGCTGACACTCAGCAGCCAGGGCGAACGTGAGCCCGTTGCCTGCTGGCGCTGA
- the dnaJ gene encoding molecular chaperone DnaJ, translated as MSKRDFYEVLGVSRDASERDIKKAYKRLAMKYHPDRNQGEASSADKFKEVKEAYEILTDPQKKAAYDQYGHAAFEQGGGGFGGGGFGGGGSADFGDIFGDVFGDIFGGGRRGGGSPRPQRGADLRYNMELTLEEAVRGVSKEIQVPTLVHCDSCDGSGAKKGTSAQTCGTCHGHGQVQMRQGFFAVQQTCPTCHGKGKIIKDPCDSCHGQGRKQQTKTLNVKIPAGVDTGDRIRLAGEGEAGEMGAPAGDLYVQVHVKEHNIFEREGNNLYCEVPVSFAMAALGGEVEVPTLDGRVNLKVPEETQTGRMFRMRGKGVKSVRGGAVGDLIVKLVVETPVKLSARQKELLRELEESCGGEAANKHKPKSEGFFNGVKKFFDDLTS; from the coding sequence ATGTCAAAACGTGATTTTTACGAAGTATTAGGCGTTAGCCGTGATGCCTCTGAGCGCGATATTAAGAAGGCGTACAAACGCCTGGCGATGAAATACCACCCGGACCGTAACCAGGGTGAGGCCAGCTCTGCGGATAAGTTTAAAGAAGTAAAAGAAGCGTATGAGATTCTGACTGATCCACAGAAGAAAGCGGCGTACGACCAGTATGGTCATGCTGCCTTTGAACAGGGCGGTGGCGGCTTTGGCGGCGGCGGTTTCGGCGGCGGTGGTTCTGCTGACTTTGGCGACATTTTCGGTGACGTCTTCGGTGATATTTTCGGCGGTGGCCGTCGCGGCGGCGGTTCTCCGCGTCCGCAGCGTGGCGCTGACCTGCGTTACAACATGGAACTGACTCTGGAAGAGGCCGTGCGTGGCGTTTCGAAAGAGATCCAGGTTCCGACTCTGGTGCACTGTGACAGCTGTGACGGTTCTGGAGCGAAGAAAGGCACCTCGGCTCAGACCTGTGGCACCTGTCATGGCCACGGCCAGGTACAGATGCGTCAGGGCTTCTTTGCTGTGCAGCAAACCTGTCCGACCTGTCACGGTAAAGGCAAAATCATCAAAGATCCTTGTGATTCTTGCCATGGCCAGGGCCGTAAGCAGCAGACCAAGACGCTGAATGTGAAGATCCCGGCAGGTGTGGATACCGGTGACCGTATCCGTCTGGCCGGTGAAGGTGAAGCCGGGGAAATGGGCGCTCCGGCGGGCGATCTGTACGTACAGGTGCACGTTAAAGAGCACAATATTTTCGAACGTGAAGGCAATAACCTGTACTGTGAAGTACCGGTCAGCTTTGCGATGGCAGCCTTGGGCGGTGAAGTCGAAGTGCCAACACTGGATGGCCGTGTGAACCTCAAAGTGCCGGAAGAGACTCAGACCGGTCGTATGTTCCGCATGCGCGGTAAAGGCGTGAAGAGTGTGCGCGGTGGTGCGGTTGGTGACCTGATCGTCAAGCTGGTTGTCGAAACTCCGGTGAAACTGAGCGCGCGTCAGAAAGAGCTGCTGCGTGAGCTGGAAGAGTCTTGCGGTGGCGAAGCGGCTAATAAGCATAAGCCAAAATCGGAAGGCTTCTTCAACGGTGTGAAGAAATTCTTCGACGATCTGACCAGCTAA
- the dnaK gene encoding molecular chaperone DnaK encodes MGKIIGIDLGTTNSCVAVLDGDKPRVIENAEGERTTPSIIAYTDGETLVGQPAKRQAVTNPENTLFAIKRLIGRRYEDEEVQRDISIMPYKIVKADNGDAWVEAKGQKMAAPQVSAEVLKKMKKTAEDYLGEKVTGAVITVPAYFNDAQRQATKDAGRIAGLEVKRIINEPTAAALAYGLDKQGGDRTIAVYDLGGGTFDISIIEIDEVEGEKTFEVLATNGDTHLGGEDFDNRMINYLVEEFNKEQGINLKNDPLAMQRLKEAAEKAKIELSSAQQTDVNLPYITADATGPKHMNVKVTRAKLESLVEDLVQRSLEPLKVALADADLSVKDITDVILVGGQTRMPMVQKKVADFFGKEARRDVNPDEAVAVGAAVQGGVLAGDVKDVLLLDVTPLSLGIETMGGVMTKLIEKNTTIPTKANQVFSTAEDNQNAVTIHVLQGERKQATYNKSLGQFNLEGIQAAPRGMPQIEVTFDLDADGILHVSAKDKQTGKEQNITIQASGGLSDEDIEKMVQEAEANKEADKKFEELATARNQADQLIHGTRKQIEEAGDALPADEKEKIEAALNELETAKRGEDKAEIDAKVQALMTASQKLMEIAQQKAQAQQGADAGQQSASQDDDVVDAEFEEVKDDKK; translated from the coding sequence ATGGGTAAGATCATTGGTATTGACTTAGGTACTACTAACTCATGTGTTGCTGTGCTTGACGGCGACAAACCTCGCGTAATTGAAAATGCTGAGGGTGAGCGTACAACACCTTCTATTATTGCGTACACAGATGGTGAAACGCTAGTTGGTCAACCAGCGAAACGTCAAGCTGTAACCAACCCAGAAAACACGCTGTTCGCAATCAAACGTCTGATTGGTCGTCGTTATGAAGACGAAGAAGTACAACGTGACATCTCTATCATGCCTTACAAAATCGTCAAGGCAGACAACGGTGACGCTTGGGTCGAAGCGAAAGGCCAGAAAATGGCAGCGCCACAGGTTTCAGCTGAAGTTCTGAAAAAAATGAAGAAAACGGCTGAAGATTACCTGGGCGAGAAAGTAACCGGCGCGGTTATCACAGTTCCAGCTTACTTCAACGATGCACAGCGTCAGGCAACCAAAGATGCTGGCCGTATCGCAGGTCTTGAAGTAAAACGTATCATCAACGAACCGACTGCAGCTGCTCTGGCTTACGGTCTGGACAAACAAGGCGGCGACCGCACTATCGCGGTATACGACCTGGGTGGTGGTACATTCGATATTTCAATCATCGAGATCGATGAAGTTGAAGGCGAGAAAACGTTCGAAGTTCTGGCAACCAACGGTGACACTCACCTGGGTGGTGAAGACTTCGACAACCGCATGATCAACTACCTGGTTGAAGAGTTCAACAAAGAACAAGGCATCAACCTGAAAAACGATCCGCTAGCGATGCAGCGTCTGAAAGAAGCGGCAGAGAAAGCGAAGATCGAACTGTCTTCTGCACAGCAAACCGACGTGAACCTGCCGTACATCACTGCAGACGCGACGGGTCCTAAGCACATGAACGTTAAAGTGACGCGTGCGAAACTGGAATCTCTGGTTGAAGACCTGGTACAACGTTCTCTGGAACCACTGAAAGTGGCACTGGCGGATGCTGACCTGTCTGTGAAAGACATCACTGACGTTATCCTGGTGGGTGGTCAGACTCGTATGCCTATGGTTCAGAAGAAAGTGGCTGACTTCTTTGGTAAAGAAGCACGTCGTGACGTGAACCCTGATGAAGCCGTAGCGGTTGGTGCTGCAGTTCAAGGTGGCGTACTGGCGGGTGACGTGAAAGACGTACTGCTGCTGGACGTAACGCCACTGTCTCTGGGTATCGAGACGATGGGTGGTGTAATGACTAAGCTGATTGAGAAAAACACCACGATTCCTACTAAAGCGAACCAGGTGTTCTCAACGGCAGAAGATAACCAGAACGCAGTAACTATCCACGTACTGCAAGGTGAGCGCAAACAGGCGACTTACAACAAGTCTCTGGGTCAGTTCAACCTGGAAGGCATCCAAGCTGCACCACGTGGTATGCCACAGATCGAAGTAACCTTCGACCTGGATGCGGACGGTATCCTGCATGTATCAGCGAAAGATAAGCAAACGGGTAAAGAGCAGAACATCACTATCCAGGCATCTGGTGGTCTGAGCGATGAAGACATCGAGAAAATGGTTCAGGAAGCAGAAGCTAACAAAGAAGCGGACAAAAAGTTCGAAGAGTTGGCCACTGCACGCAACCAGGCTGACCAACTGATCCACGGTACTCGTAAGCAAATCGAAGAAGCGGGTGACGCTCTGCCAGCAGACGAGAAAGAGAAAATCGAAGCTGCACTGAACGAGCTGGAAACAGCGAAACGCGGTGAAGATAAAGCAGAAATCGACGCGAAAGTTCAAGCGCTGATGACGGCTTCTCAGAAACTGATGGAAATTGCTCAGCAGAAAGCTCAGGCACAGCAAGGCGCTGATGCTGGTCAGCAGTCAGCATCGCAAGATGACGACGTGGTTGACGCCGAGTTTGAAGAAGTGAAAGACGACAAGAAATAA
- a CDS encoding dicarboxylate/amino acid:cation symporter gives MDKSLSTKIFLGLFAGLVLGTGIQYLFSGVALFDVYLLGAAEGAGGMFVSLIKLLVVPLVYVSIVCGIVDLKDISAFGRLGTKTFALYLVNTIIAITAALTVGMIFQPGADANLAGTVAQAVKLTTTETPDIFSLVVNIVPSNPVQAFANGDMLQIIFMAILTGLAIQALDSRGGPAIRTFKMANEIMMKLVGLVMSLAPYGVFALMTQLGATLDAHTLFSVAGYVALVVVMLVFWIFVFYPVVVGMTTSVSPKQFLRATREQVLFSLSTASSNATIPVTMRTLTEKLQVSKSVAGFGVPLGATMNMSGVSIYIALATIFVANAFGQPINLADIFTLGLTILLLSIGAGGVPGGGVVMVGVLLHQLGLPPEGLAIIAAVDRINDMFCTSSNVVGDTAVNTIVAKSEGALAAQQADGELATESR, from the coding sequence ATGGATAAATCGCTCTCAACAAAAATCTTTTTAGGTTTATTTGCTGGTTTGGTGCTCGGCACCGGTATTCAGTATCTTTTTTCGGGCGTTGCCCTGTTTGATGTATATCTGCTTGGCGCTGCAGAAGGCGCAGGCGGGATGTTTGTTTCTCTGATCAAATTGCTGGTGGTGCCACTGGTTTACGTATCGATCGTATGCGGTATTGTTGACCTGAAAGACATCTCGGCTTTTGGACGTCTGGGAACCAAAACTTTCGCGCTTTACCTGGTTAACACCATTATTGCGATTACGGCGGCACTGACCGTTGGCATGATTTTCCAGCCGGGGGCGGATGCGAATCTGGCCGGGACGGTTGCGCAGGCTGTTAAGCTGACCACAACAGAAACGCCGGACATTTTCTCGCTGGTGGTAAACATTGTACCGAGTAACCCGGTACAGGCGTTTGCTAACGGTGACATGCTGCAAATTATTTTTATGGCGATTCTGACCGGTCTGGCCATTCAGGCCCTGGACTCTCGTGGTGGCCCTGCGATCCGTACTTTTAAAATGGCCAATGAAATCATGATGAAGCTGGTCGGTCTGGTGATGAGCCTGGCACCATACGGTGTATTTGCCCTGATGACTCAACTGGGTGCGACGCTGGATGCGCATACCTTGTTCTCGGTCGCCGGTTATGTGGCCCTGGTGGTAGTGATGCTGGTGTTCTGGATTTTTGTCTTCTATCCGGTGGTCGTCGGCATGACAACCAGCGTTTCACCGAAGCAATTTTTGCGCGCGACCCGTGAGCAGGTACTGTTCTCGCTTTCGACCGCCAGCTCAAATGCCACCATCCCGGTGACGATGCGTACCCTGACTGAAAAGCTGCAAGTGTCAAAATCGGTAGCCGGTTTCGGTGTGCCGCTTGGCGCGACCATGAACATGTCCGGTGTGTCTATTTATATTGCGCTGGCGACCATTTTTGTTGCCAACGCGTTTGGCCAGCCGATTAACTTGGCCGATATCTTTACTCTGGGTTTGACGATTCTGCTGCTGTCGATTGGTGCCGGCGGTGTTCCGGGCGGCGGTGTGGTGATGGTCGGTGTATTGCTGCACCAACTGGGCCTGCCACCAGAAGGTCTGGCGATCATCGCTGCGGTCGACCGGATCAACGATATGTTCTGTACCTCATCTAACGTGGTGGGTGATACGGCGGTTAACACCATCGTGGCCAAAAGTGAAGGCGCGCTGGCTGCACAACAAGCGGACGGTGAACTGGCAACAGAATCACGCTAA
- the grpE gene encoding nucleotide exchange factor GrpE gives MSNEENKMKDEELQQDAVQTEAEAVGTDADIDWNQGADSADELDEKEAKIAQLEAALLTSEERVKEQQDAVLRARAEVENMRRRSEQEIDKARKFALSRFAEELLPVIDNLERAIQSADSEVEAIKPILEGVELTHKTFVDTIAKFGLKEINPEGEVFNPELHQAMSIQESPDHASNTVMFVMQKGYELNGRVVRPAMVMVAK, from the coding sequence ATGAGCAACGAAGAAAACAAGATGAAAGACGAAGAGCTGCAGCAAGACGCGGTACAAACTGAAGCGGAAGCCGTAGGCACTGATGCTGATATCGATTGGAATCAAGGCGCTGACTCTGCAGACGAACTTGATGAGAAAGAAGCAAAGATCGCTCAACTGGAAGCCGCTTTGCTGACCAGCGAAGAGCGTGTTAAAGAGCAGCAGGATGCCGTGCTGCGTGCCCGTGCTGAAGTGGAAAACATGCGCCGCCGCAGCGAGCAGGAAATCGACAAAGCACGTAAATTCGCGCTGAGCCGTTTTGCTGAAGAGCTGCTGCCGGTGATTGATAACCTGGAGCGCGCAATTCAGTCGGCTGATAGTGAAGTAGAAGCGATTAAACCGATTCTGGAAGGCGTTGAGCTTACTCATAAAACGTTCGTCGACACGATTGCTAAATTTGGTCTGAAAGAGATCAACCCGGAAGGTGAAGTGTTCAATCCGGAGCTGCACCAGGCGATGTCGATTCAGGAAAGCCCTGACCATGCATCAAATACAGTGATGTTTGTAATGCAAAAAGGTTATGAGCTGAATGGTCGTGTTGTACGTCCGGCGATGGTAATGGTTGCTAAATAA
- the nadK gene encoding NAD(+) kinase — protein sequence MKNPFEVIAIIGKPRDQQAIQTHKDLYHWLTSLGKSVFIDDRLRDILTDIPGDHFASLIELGKHADLGIVVGGDGNMLGAARVLSRFDISVIGVNRGNLGFLTDLNPEDFQDRLIDVLAGNYLEEERFLLEAEIHRHGQVKSQNAALNEAVLHPGKIAHMIEFEVYIDNNFAFSQRSDGLIISTPTGSTAYSLSGGGPILSPSLNAITLVPMFPHTLSSRPLVVDGKRHIKLIVSPDNRGTQEISCDGQVSLPVSPGDEIHIYQSPNVLKLIHPQDYSYYHVLRNKLGWSSKLF from the coding sequence ATGAAAAACCCATTTGAAGTGATCGCCATCATTGGTAAACCCCGGGATCAACAAGCAATTCAGACACATAAAGATCTCTACCATTGGTTAACTTCTTTAGGTAAGTCCGTGTTTATCGATGATCGGTTGCGTGACATCCTGACCGATATCCCCGGAGACCACTTTGCCAGTCTGATTGAACTGGGCAAGCATGCTGACCTCGGCATCGTTGTCGGTGGTGACGGCAACATGCTCGGAGCCGCACGTGTCCTTTCGCGCTTCGATATTTCGGTTATCGGCGTCAACCGCGGTAACCTTGGCTTTTTAACCGACCTCAATCCGGAAGATTTTCAGGATCGTCTGATTGATGTCCTCGCCGGCAACTATCTGGAAGAAGAACGTTTTCTGCTAGAAGCAGAAATTCACCGCCACGGCCAGGTGAAAAGCCAGAATGCAGCCCTCAACGAAGCGGTGCTGCACCCGGGAAAAATCGCTCATATGATTGAATTTGAAGTCTACATCGACAACAATTTTGCGTTTTCCCAGCGCTCAGACGGCCTGATCATTTCGACTCCGACCGGATCTACCGCCTATTCACTCTCCGGCGGAGGCCCAATTTTGTCGCCGAGCCTGAATGCCATCACTCTGGTCCCTATGTTCCCGCATACCCTCTCATCCCGCCCATTGGTCGTTGACGGCAAGCGCCATATCAAGCTGATTGTCTCGCCAGATAATCGGGGCACGCAGGAAATCAGCTGTGACGGCCAGGTATCCCTACCAGTGTCACCTGGAGATGAAATCCATATTTATCAGAGCCCTAACGTGCTGAAACTGATTCATCCGCAAGACTACAGCTATTACCATGTATTGCGAAATAAGCTCGGCTGGTCGAGTAAATTGTTCTAA